A genome region from Jeotgalibacillus aurantiacus includes the following:
- the sigX gene encoding RNA polymerase sigma factor SigX: MDSVFQRLYTEYQQDVFQFLIYLVKNRDTAEDLLQEVFIRVMKSYENFEGKSSEKTWLFSIAKNVTIDHFRKQKTIRNRVMDHFDWGKRDIESSDSLPQEIAEQNEDIQRLYRCLDRCSVDQKMVVVSRYIQELSITETAEILGWSEGKVKTTQHRAIKKLKELMAEEEEGDHDEKITMER; encoded by the coding sequence ATGGACTCCGTTTTTCAACGATTATATACAGAATATCAGCAGGATGTGTTTCAGTTTCTCATCTATCTGGTGAAAAACAGAGATACAGCAGAAGACCTGCTACAGGAAGTTTTTATAAGGGTGATGAAATCATACGAAAACTTTGAAGGCAAAAGTTCTGAAAAAACGTGGCTCTTTTCCATTGCGAAAAATGTCACCATTGATCATTTCAGAAAACAGAAAACGATTCGCAACCGTGTCATGGACCATTTTGACTGGGGCAAGCGTGATATAGAATCATCGGATTCCCTGCCGCAGGAAATTGCTGAACAGAACGAAGATATTCAAAGACTCTACAGATGTCTTGACCGCTGTTCAGTTGACCAGAAAATGGTGGTGGTATCCAGGTATATCCAGGAATTAAGTATAACCGAAACCGCCGAAATTCTTGGCTGGTCTGAAGGAAAAGTGAAGACGACGCAGCATCGTGCGATCAAGAAATTGAAAGAGCTGATGGCTGAAGAGGAAGAAGGTGATCACGATGAAAAAATCACAATGGAACGATGA
- a CDS encoding ferredoxin yields the protein MAKYTIVDKDTCIACGACGAAAPDIYDYDDEGIAFVTLDDNEGTVEVPEVLYDDMLDAFEGCPTDSIKVSEEPFDGDALKYE from the coding sequence ATGGCTAAGTATACAATTGTTGATAAAGATACATGTATTGCCTGCGGCGCATGCGGTGCTGCTGCTCCGGATATCTACGATTACGATGATGAAGGAATCGCATTTGTTACACTTGATGATAATGAAGGTACAGTTGAAGTTCCTGAAGTACTGTATGATGACATGCTGGATGCATTCGAAGGCTGTCCTACTGATTCCATTAAGGTATCAGAAGAACCGTTTGACGGTGATGCATTGAAATATGAATAG
- a CDS encoding helix-turn-helix domain-containing protein, whose product MKYSEAIYLIGLDLFKGERSDSALYHLLTGKKTSQTIQDAHLFGLSPLFSIVPNLKRKQYDETIHHLKTQGCLSVNEASKSLVTDKGKEEVRHYFFQHYFPAHLDGWRYGESGRVFWGRISLLIQTLSNLTQNESRFFPVIRDRHIQSWVKDQLINSKTNKKALFDQLYHEWKTLFQSTDYPDDPLLIVQQFSGWNLIGLTHAQQADYLSCSPDEVYYRFINVLHFSLAKIVEEKEAYPMLHHILKDQLKQDQLYTVSTAETKRLLDNGMDLIGISQKRRLKPSTIEDHILELALLDRTLKKEPFVSEELYAAIREVAARSGSKRLKVIKEAIPDADYFQIRFVLAKENGEANQWNSYYRKNLALNSSEKDKGRSSATF is encoded by the coding sequence ATGAAGTATTCTGAAGCCATTTACCTGATAGGGCTCGACTTATTTAAGGGTGAGCGATCGGATTCAGCGCTGTATCATTTACTAACTGGGAAAAAAACTTCACAAACCATTCAGGATGCCCACCTCTTCGGATTATCCCCTTTATTTAGTATTGTCCCAAACCTGAAAAGAAAACAGTATGATGAGACGATTCATCATTTAAAAACACAAGGCTGTCTCTCTGTGAATGAAGCTTCGAAAAGTCTCGTTACTGATAAGGGAAAAGAGGAAGTTCGCCATTATTTTTTTCAACATTATTTTCCTGCTCATCTGGACGGCTGGCGCTATGGTGAATCCGGAAGAGTTTTTTGGGGACGGATATCCCTGCTCATTCAAACCTTATCAAATCTTACTCAGAATGAATCACGCTTCTTTCCTGTCATAAGAGACCGCCACATTCAATCCTGGGTAAAAGACCAGCTAATAAATAGCAAGACAAATAAAAAAGCATTATTTGATCAGCTGTACCATGAATGGAAGACTTTGTTTCAATCCACTGACTATCCTGACGATCCACTGCTGATTGTTCAGCAGTTTTCAGGCTGGAACCTGATTGGTCTGACACATGCTCAACAGGCTGACTATTTATCCTGTTCGCCGGATGAAGTATATTACCGGTTTATTAATGTTCTTCATTTCTCTTTAGCCAAAATTGTTGAAGAAAAGGAAGCGTACCCAATGCTGCACCACATTTTAAAAGATCAGCTGAAACAGGATCAGCTCTACACGGTATCTACGGCAGAGACCAAAAGGCTGTTAGATAACGGAATGGATTTAATCGGAATTTCGCAAAAAAGGAGATTAAAGCCAAGTACAATCGAAGATCATATTCTTGAACTGGCACTCCTTGACCGTACACTCAAAAAGGAACCTTTTGTTTCTGAAGAACTATATGCTGCCATCAGAGAGGTTGCGGCCAGGTCCGGAAGTAAGAGGTTAAAGGTGATTAAAGAGGCAATTCCTGACGCGGATTACTTTCAAATAAGATTTGTACTTGCGAAAGAAAACGGGGAGGCGAACCAATGGAACAGCTATTACAGAAAAAATTTGGCTTTGAATTCTTCAGAGAAGGACAAAGGGAGGTCATCAGCCACGTTTTAA
- a CDS encoding RecQ family ATP-dependent DNA helicase, with protein MEQLLQKKFGFEFFREGQREVISHVLNRQHTLAMLPTGTGKSLCFQYPSYVNNMRVIIVSPLLSLMQDQVEQIKYRGEKSVAALNSFLSYQEKKEVMSNLKNIRFLFISPEMLNVPEIRQELKKVSYGLFVVDEAHCISQWGPDFRPDYLMLGKIIKELSSPVVLALTATATAQVRKDIMEKLQIQHAQQCIYSINRSNIALSVLTSDSPEEKKVELESVLKTYPSPGIIYFSSKRTADELADYFSKKGLLTSSYHGDVEQDQRILIQQQFIQGQLDWIFATNAFGMGINKENVKTVIHFHMPSSIENFVQEIGRAGRDGSNAQSVLLYSKGDEVIPMQLAESEMPGSIQIREFYRMASARHDPLAIQQELFLSDTQMRVLMHYFNEEPSPGWENKIIEKLTNRFLAKKRKIGEMKAYVEYESCRREMIYRAFGETPVNQERCCDLCGLSKPEAPSRMDRSAQSLGWLERLDQIFNRGGQTEPE; from the coding sequence ATGGAACAGCTATTACAGAAAAAATTTGGCTTTGAATTCTTCAGAGAAGGACAAAGGGAGGTCATCAGCCACGTTTTAAACCGTCAGCACACACTGGCAATGCTTCCTACAGGAACAGGAAAGAGTCTCTGTTTCCAATATCCTTCTTATGTAAACAATATGCGGGTGATCATTGTTTCACCATTACTATCTCTAATGCAGGATCAGGTTGAACAGATTAAATACCGCGGTGAAAAAAGTGTAGCTGCACTGAATTCTTTTTTATCGTACCAGGAGAAAAAAGAAGTGATGTCCAACTTAAAGAACATCCGCTTTCTGTTCATCTCTCCGGAAATGCTGAATGTCCCGGAAATCAGACAGGAGCTGAAAAAAGTTTCATACGGTTTATTTGTCGTGGATGAAGCACATTGTATTTCGCAGTGGGGTCCTGATTTCAGACCAGACTATCTGATGCTTGGGAAAATTATCAAAGAACTTAGCAGTCCGGTTGTATTGGCGTTAACCGCTACTGCAACTGCTCAGGTGAGAAAAGATATTATGGAAAAGCTACAAATTCAACATGCACAGCAGTGCATTTACTCAATTAACCGGTCGAATATTGCCTTATCTGTGTTAACAAGTGATTCTCCTGAGGAAAAGAAGGTTGAGCTTGAATCTGTTTTAAAGACGTATCCTTCACCTGGAATTATCTATTTCTCAAGTAAAAGGACAGCGGATGAATTGGCGGATTATTTCAGTAAAAAAGGTCTTCTTACATCCAGTTACCATGGAGATGTAGAGCAGGATCAGCGAATATTAATTCAACAGCAGTTTATACAGGGACAGCTCGATTGGATTTTTGCCACTAATGCTTTCGGTATGGGGATTAATAAGGAAAATGTCAAAACCGTTATACATTTTCATATGCCTTCTTCAATTGAAAACTTTGTTCAGGAAATCGGACGTGCAGGGAGAGACGGGTCGAATGCCCAATCAGTCCTTCTGTATAGTAAGGGTGATGAAGTGATTCCGATGCAGCTTGCAGAATCTGAAATGCCGGGCAGCATCCAGATCAGGGAATTTTACCGGATGGCTTCAGCGCGTCACGACCCGCTTGCGATTCAGCAGGAACTATTTTTGTCAGATACACAGATGAGGGTTCTGATGCATTATTTTAATGAAGAACCATCACCCGGATGGGAAAATAAAATCATCGAAAAACTTACAAACCGTTTTCTTGCAAAGAAAAGAAAGATCGGGGAGATGAAAGCATACGTTGAGTATGAGTCATGCAGAAGAGAAATGATTTACCGTGCATTTGGTGAGACGCCGGTTAATCAGGAAAGATGCTGTGACCTTTGTGGTCTCAGTAAGCCTGAAGCGCCGAGCAGGATGGATCGCAGTGCACAGTCACTCGGCTGGCTCGAAAGGCTGGATCAGATCTTTAATCGGGGTGGTCAAACTGAACCAGAATGA
- a CDS encoding CPBP family intramembrane glutamic endopeptidase: protein MHSHSAGSKGWIRSLIGVVKLNQNEHLTGENLFKAVLLSQLLILIVATIFSFFLFDSANEFRSLFKWEWTFIWIGLISGVFVALLDIYFMRKLPPAMYDDGGINVLLFSSINVWKIGVVAAGAALTEEILFRGVIQTHFGIVIASLVFVLIHYRYLRKWYLLINMTVLSFFIGGIYEYTESLWSVIFLHFIIDYILGIYIYITSKHKEGVHYETRSF, encoded by the coding sequence GTGCACAGTCACTCGGCTGGCTCGAAAGGCTGGATCAGATCTTTAATCGGGGTGGTCAAACTGAACCAGAATGAACATTTGACAGGGGAGAATTTATTTAAAGCCGTATTGTTATCACAGCTGCTTATTTTAATTGTGGCGACGATATTCAGTTTTTTTCTGTTTGATTCCGCCAATGAATTTCGATCTCTTTTTAAATGGGAATGGACGTTTATATGGATCGGTCTCATATCAGGTGTTTTCGTCGCTCTGCTTGATATTTATTTCATGAGAAAACTTCCTCCGGCTATGTATGACGACGGAGGGATCAATGTCCTGCTGTTCTCCTCCATAAATGTCTGGAAGATTGGGGTTGTTGCGGCGGGAGCAGCTTTAACAGAGGAGATTCTCTTCAGGGGTGTCATTCAGACTCACTTCGGCATTGTGATCGCAAGCCTTGTGTTTGTGCTGATCCATTACCGGTATTTGCGAAAGTGGTATTTGCTCATCAATATGACGGTGCTCAGCTTTTTTATCGGGGGAATTTATGAATATACAGAAAGTCTATGGTCAGTTATCTTTTTACACTTTATAATAGACTATATATTAGGTATTTATATTTATATAACATCAAAACATAAAGAAGGGGTTCATTATGAAACGAGATCCTTTTAG
- a CDS encoding LysM peptidoglycan-binding domain-containing protein has product MKRDPFRDQAEKNRKKIIAEKKEEQVTSSAPLTRVEMHSQKREQKQSKKKPFPLIGVLLGLFVLLPLMAVAGSMLLSGGEDGLTDAVVERPVNEFQKDNDTANTVSANSPEDDMEQDETTDENVNQDEASTTPAEPEEEPVTETPAEEQPVEEAPEETVEETPAPSSETTHTVQPQETLYRIAVNYGLGSDGVDRLRELNGLSGNDIYTGQVLKIPAE; this is encoded by the coding sequence ATGAAACGAGATCCTTTTAGAGATCAGGCAGAAAAAAACAGAAAGAAGATTATTGCCGAAAAGAAGGAAGAGCAGGTTACATCCTCCGCACCTCTTACAAGGGTGGAAATGCACAGCCAGAAAAGAGAACAGAAACAATCTAAAAAGAAGCCTTTCCCGCTTATAGGTGTCCTTCTTGGTTTGTTTGTTCTGCTGCCACTAATGGCAGTAGCCGGATCTATGTTGCTCTCAGGGGGAGAAGACGGATTGACTGACGCAGTTGTGGAACGGCCGGTAAATGAATTCCAGAAAGACAATGACACAGCCAATACCGTATCGGCAAATTCACCGGAAGATGACATGGAGCAGGATGAAACTACTGATGAAAATGTAAATCAGGATGAAGCATCAACTACACCGGCAGAACCTGAAGAGGAACCGGTAACAGAAACTCCGGCAGAGGAACAGCCGGTTGAAGAAGCGCCTGAGGAAACAGTGGAAGAAACGCCGGCGCCTTCGTCTGAAACAACCCACACCGTACAGCCGCAGGAAACCCTATACCGGATCGCTGTCAATTACGGACTTGGTAGTGATGGTGTTGACAGGTTAAGAGAATTAAATGGACTGTCAGGAAACGACATTTACACAGGCCAGGTTTTGAAAATACCGGCTGAATAA
- a CDS encoding CBS domain-containing protein has translation MFTKSAMVPAAKSYTVQVEDSVKKVIDLLEEKEIDALPVLEGVYYRGVVTRYHIYKAYFESTLSKDDFYTQTTAGDVLTHENTYLKGDEIFETTLYELNDFPLISVADENKVFKGIVTRYDVFNQFQSAFGMHKKGVRIAFTSVETEGRISRLAELIQQFHESVISLVTFDETDKLVRRIVLKLEKKDNIDKFIQKLEKSGFRVLDIKEDD, from the coding sequence ATGTTTACGAAAAGTGCAATGGTTCCTGCAGCCAAAAGCTATACGGTTCAGGTTGAGGATTCTGTTAAAAAAGTAATCGATCTGCTTGAAGAAAAAGAAATTGATGCCCTGCCTGTACTAGAAGGAGTTTATTACCGGGGTGTTGTCACAAGGTATCATATTTATAAAGCGTATTTTGAATCAACTTTATCAAAGGATGATTTTTATACGCAGACAACTGCCGGTGATGTGTTAACGCATGAAAATACATACCTTAAAGGCGATGAAATTTTTGAAACAACACTGTACGAGTTAAATGATTTCCCACTCATTTCAGTGGCGGACGAAAATAAAGTTTTTAAAGGAATTGTGACCCGTTATGATGTATTTAATCAATTCCAGAGCGCTTTCGGTATGCACAAAAAAGGCGTCAGAATTGCTTTTACATCTGTAGAAACTGAAGGCAGGATTTCGAGGCTGGCTGAACTGATTCAGCAATTCCACGAATCCGTGATCTCGCTTGTGACATTTGATGAAACGGATAAGCTTGTGCGTAGAATTGTATTAAAGCTTGAGAAAAAAGATAATATTGACAAGTTTATTCAAAAGCTTGAAAAATCAGGATTCAGGGTGCTGGATATAAAAGAAGATGATTAA
- a CDS encoding metallophosphoesterase produces MKYLVWAAACTAGLAAFMTKKAFENNLIYHDIQLEDTPLKKPVKALFISDLHRRKIPIRWAESLPEADLVFIGGDVTEQGVPWSFVEHNARILSELAPCYFVYGNNDEEVEKTRLTGILEAYGITILENRAVLYQNEHSEGIWIAGIGDITYRKDNLDTTLRQIDGGPVILLSHDPRVVNKLNPFAHSPVNLILSGHTHGGQVRIFGKGPYEKGGLFPIHSGHQLISNGYGTSFLPIRLGAEPEVHYINIT; encoded by the coding sequence ATGAAGTATTTAGTTTGGGCTGCAGCTTGTACAGCAGGCCTTGCCGCATTTATGACCAAAAAAGCTTTTGAGAATAATTTGATTTATCACGACATTCAATTAGAGGATACTCCACTTAAAAAGCCGGTGAAGGCGCTTTTTATTTCTGATCTGCACCGACGGAAAATACCAATACGCTGGGCTGAATCACTGCCGGAAGCTGACCTTGTTTTTATCGGCGGAGATGTGACAGAACAAGGGGTTCCATGGAGCTTTGTTGAACATAATGCACGTATTCTCTCAGAACTAGCACCGTGTTATTTTGTCTATGGTAATAATGACGAAGAAGTAGAAAAGACAAGGCTGACGGGAATACTAGAAGCTTACGGAATCACCATTCTTGAAAATAGAGCAGTTTTATATCAAAACGAGCATTCTGAAGGGATTTGGATTGCCGGTATTGGAGATATTACATATAGAAAAGACAACCTTGATACGACGCTCAGGCAGATTGATGGCGGACCGGTTATATTATTAAGTCATGATCCCCGCGTCGTCAATAAACTGAATCCATTTGCGCACAGTCCGGTAAATCTGATTCTCAGTGGTCACACACACGGTGGACAGGTCAGAATATTTGGCAAAGGTCCTTATGAAAAAGGAGGTCTTTTTCCGATTCATTCCGGACACCAACTGATCAGCAACGGTTATGGGACAAGTTTTCTGCCTATACGGCTTGGTGCTGAGCCTGAAGTGCATTATATCAACATTACATAA
- a CDS encoding MerR family transcriptional regulator — translation MNTEEGKYNIKAVSTMLGIQPGTLRAWERRYKMIAPVRNDSGHRLYTDEHVKKLKWLVEKVNAGFTISQAVTLSEQNSLNETDLDTKDKDQNRLNVIRKDLLNALLSFDENEAHDLINEAFSIYTIDKVLIDILGTVLIQIGHQWEQNKITTAHEHFATSILRSRIGILMHSFPQNSFLPKVVAVCAPGEWHELGLLIFTLFIRRKGFNVIYLGSSIIEEDINTVIETVKPKFLFFSCTINDNLPNALSLIKKLEEEYETLEIGIGGHAVHSISPEQKQEFSHNLVGETSQEWEQWMSEKMKDR, via the coding sequence ATGAATACTGAAGAAGGTAAATATAATATAAAAGCCGTATCGACAATGCTTGGTATACAGCCCGGAACACTAAGAGCCTGGGAAAGAAGATATAAAATGATCGCACCGGTACGAAATGATTCGGGGCACAGGTTATATACAGATGAACATGTGAAAAAATTAAAATGGCTCGTTGAAAAAGTAAATGCCGGTTTCACGATCAGTCAGGCCGTGACTTTGTCTGAACAAAATTCATTGAATGAGACTGATCTAGATACAAAAGACAAAGATCAGAACAGACTGAATGTAATCAGAAAAGATCTTTTAAATGCCTTGTTAAGCTTTGATGAAAATGAAGCGCACGATTTAATCAACGAAGCTTTTTCCATTTATACAATTGATAAAGTGTTAATTGATATACTGGGAACGGTCCTTATTCAAATCGGACATCAGTGGGAACAAAATAAAATTACAACTGCACACGAGCACTTTGCGACTTCCATTCTCCGCTCAAGAATTGGAATCCTGATGCACTCTTTCCCTCAGAACAGCTTTCTCCCGAAGGTAGTAGCGGTATGTGCTCCGGGTGAATGGCATGAGCTGGGGCTGCTGATTTTCACGTTATTTATAAGAAGAAAAGGATTTAACGTGATTTATCTTGGTTCGAGTATTATTGAAGAGGATATTAATACAGTCATTGAAACGGTTAAACCCAAATTCTTATTTTTTTCATGTACAATCAATGACAATCTTCCCAACGCTCTGAGTTTAATAAAAAAGCTTGAAGAAGAGTACGAAACTTTGGAAATAGGCATTGGTGGTCATGCAGTTCACTCTATTTCTCCGGAACAGAAGCAGGAGTTTTCCCATAACCTTGTCGGTGAAACAAGTCAGGAGTGGGAACAGTGGATGAGTGAAAAAATGAAAGACCGCTAA
- a CDS encoding YpdA family putative bacillithiol disulfide reductase has protein sequence MQKEKVIVVGGGPCGLSAAIELKNKGFNPLVIEKGNIVNAIYLYPTHQTFFSSSEKLEIGGVPFIIEQHKPKRNQALVYYREVVKRKELRINRYEKVEQVSKKGDLFHVNTSKGLYQTENVVIATGYYDHPNHLGIKGSTLDKVHHYFKEAHPYFDMDIAVIGGKNSAVDAAIELHKAGARVTVIYRGEEYSKSIKPWILPEFEALVKNGSVKMEFNAHVREIQPDKLFYQQNGIDYEIKNDAVFAMIGYHPDHSFLEKMGVDIDHSTGRPIYHPETMETNVSGIFIAGVIAAGNNANEIFIENGRFHGGQIAEALTAMKSRI, from the coding sequence ATGCAAAAGGAAAAAGTAATTGTTGTAGGTGGCGGCCCGTGCGGTTTATCTGCTGCCATTGAATTGAAAAATAAAGGTTTTAATCCACTCGTAATTGAAAAAGGTAATATTGTTAACGCGATTTACCTTTATCCGACTCATCAGACATTTTTTTCTTCGAGTGAAAAGCTTGAAATTGGCGGGGTACCATTTATTATTGAACAGCACAAGCCAAAAAGAAATCAGGCGCTTGTTTATTACCGTGAAGTAGTTAAGAGAAAAGAGCTCAGAATTAACAGGTATGAGAAGGTTGAGCAGGTCTCAAAAAAAGGGGATCTGTTTCATGTGAATACCTCAAAAGGACTGTACCAGACGGAAAATGTCGTGATTGCAACCGGCTATTATGATCATCCAAACCATCTTGGAATCAAAGGCTCGACACTTGATAAAGTCCATCATTACTTTAAAGAGGCTCATCCTTATTTTGATATGGATATTGCTGTGATCGGAGGCAAAAACTCGGCTGTTGATGCTGCGATTGAATTGCACAAAGCAGGCGCTCGTGTAACAGTAATTTATCGTGGAGAAGAATATTCAAAAAGTATTAAACCGTGGATCCTGCCTGAATTTGAAGCGCTTGTGAAAAACGGATCAGTAAAAATGGAATTCAATGCCCATGTACGTGAGATTCAGCCTGACAAGCTGTTTTATCAACAGAACGGGATTGATTATGAGATTAAAAATGATGCAGTGTTTGCAATGATCGGCTATCATCCGGATCACTCGTTTCTTGAAAAAATGGGCGTGGATATTGACCATTCAACCGGACGGCCGATTTATCATCCGGAAACAATGGAAACGAATGTTTCTGGTATTTTTATCGCCGGTGTCATAGCAGCCGGAAATAACGCCAATGAGATTTTTATTGAAAATGGACGTTTTCATGGCGGACAGATCGCTGAAGCTCTGACAGCAATGAAAAGTCGGATATAA
- a CDS encoding asparaginase → MAKKTLLLIHTGGTISMAQDQTGAVLPGKQNPLMAQTGNLNDFAHFIVESPFTLPSPHITPDHMLQLKNIIEKHYLAEDIHGIVITHGTDTLEETAYFLDLTLRLSIPVVVTGAMRSSNEIGSDGLYNLISAVRVATCDEAYGKGVLVVLNDEIHTAVNVTKTHASNVSTFQSPQYGPIGIVTKGGVLFHHTPKPDLKYTVTELNRNVAIIKAYAGMDSRLLEVLADLDYDGVIIEALGQGNLPPDTVSGLKNLIDKKIPVVLVSRCFNGIAQDVYGYEGGGRHLKELGVIFSNGLNGQKARIKLIIGLSQSNDPEYIASIFS, encoded by the coding sequence ATGGCTAAAAAAACATTACTGCTTATCCATACCGGAGGGACCATATCAATGGCACAGGACCAGACCGGAGCCGTTCTTCCCGGAAAACAGAACCCGTTGATGGCTCAGACAGGGAACCTGAATGATTTTGCACATTTTATCGTTGAAAGTCCCTTTACTCTGCCTTCTCCACATATTACCCCCGACCATATGCTGCAGCTGAAAAATATCATTGAAAAACATTATTTAGCAGAAGATATACACGGGATCGTGATTACGCACGGGACAGACACGCTAGAGGAAACAGCTTACTTTCTTGATTTAACACTTCGCCTGTCAATACCTGTTGTCGTTACAGGAGCTATGCGTTCTTCAAATGAGATTGGATCAGATGGACTCTACAACCTTATCAGTGCGGTTAGAGTGGCAACTTGTGATGAAGCTTACGGCAAAGGAGTTCTTGTCGTCCTTAATGATGAAATACACACTGCAGTCAACGTGACAAAAACGCATGCGAGTAACGTATCCACTTTTCAAAGCCCTCAGTACGGACCGATTGGTATTGTGACAAAGGGTGGCGTGCTGTTTCATCACACGCCAAAACCGGACCTGAAATATACGGTTACCGAACTGAACCGTAATGTTGCAATCATTAAAGCTTATGCCGGAATGGATTCAAGGCTGCTGGAAGTATTGGCTGATCTGGATTATGATGGTGTCATTATCGAAGCACTCGGCCAGGGCAACCTCCCTCCTGACACTGTCAGCGGCCTTAAAAATCTGATTGATAAAAAGATCCCGGTTGTACTCGTGTCTCGCTGCTTTAACGGAATTGCACAGGATGTATACGGATATGAAGGCGGCGGACGTCACTTGAAAGAGCTTGGTGTGATTTTTTCAAACGGCTTAAACGGTCAAAAAGCCAGAATAAAATTGATCATTGGATTGTCTCAATCAAATGACCCTGAATATATCGCTTCGATTTTTTCCTGA
- the prsW gene encoding glutamic-type intramembrane protease PrsW gives MIAIISAAIAPGLALLSYFYLRDQYDTEPVFTVLRAFILGLAVTFPVMFIQYVLEEEIVFSSLVLQSFLAYGLLEEFFKWFILYFYIIHLIEFDEPYDGIVYGAAVSLGFATLENVLFLAVFGLETAVGRALLPVSSHALFGVVMGYYIGKAKFTKEQNKKRLILISLILPILLHTLYDYILVSSVHWIYYIIPFMLFLWWLGLWKVKKAHILTHQHHQLSK, from the coding sequence ATGATTGCAATAATTTCAGCTGCGATTGCACCAGGCCTTGCATTGCTAAGTTATTTTTATTTACGTGATCAATACGATACCGAACCCGTTTTTACCGTCTTAAGAGCATTTATTTTAGGGCTTGCGGTTACGTTTCCTGTCATGTTTATTCAGTATGTTCTCGAAGAGGAAATTGTTTTTTCAAGTTTAGTTCTCCAGTCTTTTCTAGCATACGGACTGTTAGAAGAGTTTTTTAAATGGTTTATTCTTTATTTTTACATCATTCATTTGATTGAATTTGATGAACCATATGATGGAATTGTTTATGGTGCAGCGGTATCACTTGGATTTGCCACGCTTGAAAATGTTTTATTTCTCGCGGTCTTCGGACTTGAAACTGCTGTAGGAAGGGCGCTTCTTCCAGTATCGAGTCACGCTTTATTTGGCGTTGTAATGGGGTATTACATAGGAAAAGCTAAATTCACGAAAGAACAGAATAAAAAAAGACTCATTCTCATCTCATTAATCCTGCCTATCCTACTGCATACTTTATATGATTACATCCTTGTCAGCAGTGTACACTGGATCTATTACATTATTCCTTTCATGCTGTTCCTCTGGTGGCTCGGATTATGGAAGGTAAAAAAAGCACACATCCTGACTCACCAGCATCATCAATTAAGTAAATAA
- the sleB gene encoding spore cortex-lytic enzyme translates to MKKKWFATLAALLLCLSLYAETEAFSGQTIQRGAFGDDVIELQARLQYIGFYKGKIDGQFGWGTYWALRNFQESYGLDIDGYAGPETRQKLVKASDYNESFVKGNIEKGREFTYYGGTPLENQVKGKSKSQSTADLPSGYSKNDIQIMANAVYGEARGEPYEGQVAVAAVILNRIEDPAFPNTASGVIFEPLAFTAVADGQIWLTPNDQARRAVIDAINGWDPSENALYYFNPITATSEWIWTRPQIKQIGAHIFCL, encoded by the coding sequence ATGAAAAAAAAATGGTTTGCAACGTTGGCAGCACTGCTATTGTGTCTTTCTTTATATGCTGAAACAGAGGCGTTCAGTGGCCAGACAATTCAGCGTGGAGCGTTCGGGGATGATGTGATTGAATTGCAGGCGCGGCTTCAGTATATCGGTTTTTATAAAGGGAAAATTGATGGTCAGTTCGGCTGGGGAACATACTGGGCACTTCGAAATTTTCAGGAAAGTTACGGACTTGATATCGATGGATATGCAGGACCGGAAACACGTCAAAAACTCGTAAAGGCTTCAGATTATAATGAATCCTTTGTTAAAGGCAATATAGAAAAAGGAAGAGAGTTCACTTATTACGGAGGAACGCCACTTGAAAATCAGGTGAAAGGTAAAAGTAAGTCCCAATCAACCGCCGATCTACCTTCTGGTTATTCAAAAAATGATATTCAGATTATGGCAAACGCCGTTTATGGTGAAGCGAGGGGTGAGCCTTATGAGGGGCAGGTGGCCGTTGCCGCTGTTATTTTAAATAGAATTGAGGATCCGGCTTTTCCCAATACCGCATCAGGCGTCATTTTTGAACCTTTGGCATTTACTGCAGTGGCAGACGGTCAAATATGGCTGACACCAAACGATCAGGCAAGGAGAGCGGTTATAGATGCAATCAATGGATGGGATCCTTCGGAAAACGCGTTATATTATTTTAATCCGATAACCGCAACGAGTGAATGGATCTGGACAAGACCTCAAATTAAACAGATCGGAGCACATATTTTCTGCCTATAA